One segment of Methylotuvimicrobium sp. KM2 DNA contains the following:
- a CDS encoding ATP-binding protein translates to MNVDFVNLEIALNWLKSFIEDCLYSRLRKPSEIELNSLSLYNSKSWLTEFIEKYNPSLEEFVILLLAIVPHLQPHFFNKLIAEFLPEGGDFPEFGGVKGTNHRGILPTGETVQFILAGDDLEKRLEVQKIFSDDHWFAKQKILRLDPVPEGEPIMSGRLMLDPEIVEWLTLGTVSKPRFSIDFPAEYIETEMAWDDLVLPPSTLKQIREIEHWIEYNDTLLQDWGMKKKIKPGYRALFYGPPGTGKTLTATLLGKQTGKDVFRIDLSRVVSKYIGETEKNLSRLFDKAENKDWILFFDEADALFGKRTDIRDAHDKYANQEVAYLLQRIENYNGLVILASNQRANIDEAFVRRFQAIIHFPMPGAEERYEIWRKTIPEQLEVHVDIDWRQVANRYELSGASILNVTHYCAVEIMASQSTRLDLRRLETAIQREFIKEGKVV, encoded by the coding sequence ATGAACGTAGACTTCGTTAACCTTGAAATAGCGCTTAACTGGTTGAAATCCTTTATCGAAGATTGCCTATATTCACGCCTTAGAAAACCCTCGGAGATTGAATTAAACTCATTGAGTTTATATAACAGCAAATCGTGGCTGACTGAATTCATAGAAAAATACAACCCTAGCCTGGAAGAGTTTGTCATACTGTTGCTCGCTATCGTTCCTCACCTACAACCTCATTTCTTCAACAAACTGATTGCCGAATTTCTCCCCGAAGGCGGCGACTTCCCCGAATTCGGCGGCGTCAAAGGCACTAATCACCGAGGCATTCTACCGACCGGCGAAACCGTGCAATTCATACTAGCAGGGGACGATCTGGAAAAACGTCTCGAAGTTCAAAAAATCTTCAGCGACGACCATTGGTTCGCTAAACAAAAAATTCTGCGGCTCGACCCGGTACCCGAAGGCGAGCCGATCATGAGCGGGCGCTTGATGCTCGACCCTGAAATCGTCGAATGGTTGACGCTCGGCACGGTTAGCAAACCGCGCTTCAGTATCGACTTTCCGGCCGAATATATCGAAACCGAAATGGCTTGGGACGACTTAGTATTGCCGCCGTCGACCTTGAAACAAATACGCGAAATCGAACATTGGATCGAATACAACGATACCTTACTGCAAGACTGGGGCATGAAGAAAAAGATCAAGCCGGGCTATCGGGCGTTATTCTACGGACCGCCCGGCACCGGCAAAACCTTGACTGCGACACTGCTCGGCAAGCAGACCGGCAAGGACGTGTTTCGCATCGACTTGTCGCGCGTCGTGTCGAAATATATCGGCGAAACCGAAAAGAACCTGTCGCGACTGTTCGACAAAGCCGAGAACAAAGATTGGATCTTGTTCTTCGACGAAGCCGACGCGCTGTTCGGCAAGCGCACCGACATACGAGACGCGCACGATAAATACGCCAATCAGGAAGTCGCTTATTTATTGCAGCGCATCGAGAACTATAACGGCTTGGTGATCCTGGCCTCTAACCAACGGGCCAATATCGACGAGGCATTCGTGCGGCGCTTTCAGGCCATCATTCATTTTCCCATGCCGGGGGCGGAAGAGCGTTACGAAATCTGGCGCAAAACGATTCCCGAACAACTCGAGGTCCATGTCGACATCGATTGGCGTCAGGTGGCGAACCGCTACGAATTGTCGGGCGCAAGTATATTAAACGTCACGCACTATTGCGCGGTTGAAATCATGGCGTCGCAAAGCACAAGGCTCGACTTAAGAAGACTGGAAACCGCGATCCAGCGCGAATTTATTAAAGAGGGCAAGGTCGTTTAG